The following nucleotide sequence is from Corynebacterium hindlerae.
TGTAAGTCATCGGGTTCTACATTCTTTCGACGATGGTCCCCACCCAGTGTGGGGAGGTAATCAATGTGCTCTATTGTGCCACTTGGGGTCGCATGAGTGGCCACAAGCCCCCGGCGAGTCCGGCTGCGAGCAGCCCGAGGCTCCGAGGATTCGCCCCCACTAGAGTATCCCCAGAAATGCTCACCCAGAAAGTCAGGGCAAGAAAACCGAGGATCCACACGGTCAGGGGAACGAGGTATCCCCCCATGTTGGATGTCCAGAGCCGGGCGGTCTTGGTGAGCACTCCGTTAAACAAGAAGGCTATAAGAATCGGGTACGGGAACGCCACTGCGCTGCCGTCGGGCAGGGTGATCCAGGTGCCGAGGTACACCACTTCCAGTACTACGCTGAGTAGCGCACCGAGACTGAGCCAGAACAGCCCGAGAATCTTCTCCCCCATGGAGTGGTCGGTGTAGGTGAAACCTTGTTGTTCTACCACGTGAGCCCCGCTGTCATATCGGACCGATCGGTGATCTCTGTGCCAAGCCCTAACTGGTAGTGCTCAGTGCGCAACAGTGGTTGGGCGATGAGGTTGCTGAGTGCAAAGACCAGGCCTGCCCGATCCGTTGACGCTAACGTGGCGTGCGCTGCGACAGGGTTGACTGGGGAGACGGTGCCGTCGGCAAGCCACAGCTGCGTGGGGTGGGCCCGCATTGCCGACGCCTTGGCCGCGTAGGTGGCGTCGGAAAGCTGCAGCTCAACGTCATGCTTATCGACGCACGCAAGCTCACCGTCCACAGCCCGCCGCCAGCCTGGTGGGATGGAGGCGATGTCCGCCAGCCCCGCAGTCAACGGCTCCCGGCTGGTCACGGCCCACATGATCCGCTGCGGTGGCTCCTGGCATTGCGCGGCCGCCCCGTGGGTGATCTCGTGGGTGCGAATGTGGTCCGGGTGGCCGTAGCCACCATCGGGCCCGTAGGTGAGCACGAGGTGGGGGCGAAGGGCGTCGAAAAGCGCGGTGAGCTGCTGCTGCGATTGCTCGCCGGAACGGAGGAACGCGCGGGGGTCGTCGTTGGCTGGGTCCCCAATCATGCCGGAATCGCGCCATCGTGCAGCGCCACCGAGGAAGTATCCGCGCACCCCGAGCGCAGCGAGGGAGGCGGCTAGCTCGGCAACGCGGAAACCGCCCAGCTGATCTGCCTGATCTGCTACCAACTGGGCAAAGGGTTCGCCGATGACCTCACCTTGTTCACCCAAGGTGCAGGTCACCACAGTGACATCGGCGCCGCGCTGGCTCAGCTCGGCGAGCGCCCCACCAGTCCAAATGGCTTCATCGTCGGGGTGCGCATGTACTGCTACAACGCGCAGCCCTACCAGGTCACGGATCATTGTTTGTCGTCTTTCCACTCGTGCGCGGTCGCGATAACGGACGCCGCCGGCATCGTGGGCCATTCTTCCAGTCGCGGGGCAGGCCCCACAATTCCGGACCCCAGAATGTCTACCCTGCGATCCACCAGGATGGGCACCTCGAGGAGCTGCTCCTCATTCAGCTGACCGGCGAGC
It contains:
- the mshB gene encoding N-acetyl-1-D-myo-inositol-2-amino-2-deoxy-alpha-D-glucopyranoside deacetylase, whose protein sequence is MIRDLVGLRVVAVHAHPDDEAIWTGGALAELSQRGADVTVVTCTLGEQGEVIGEPFAQLVADQADQLGGFRVAELAASLAALGVRGYFLGGAARWRDSGMIGDPANDDPRAFLRSGEQSQQQLTALFDALRPHLVLTYGPDGGYGHPDHIRTHEITHGAAAQCQEPPQRIMWAVTSREPLTAGLADIASIPPGWRRAVDGELACVDKHDVELQLSDATYAAKASAMRAHPTQLWLADGTVSPVNPVAAHATLASTDRAGLVFALSNLIAQPLLRTEHYQLGLGTEITDRSDMTAGLTW